A genomic stretch from Oryzias latipes chromosome 24, ASM223467v1 includes:
- the LOC105358199 gene encoding general transcription factor II-I repeat domain-containing protein 2B-like yields the protein MREKQAGELTVYHCIIHQEALCGKALKMDHIMNTVTQIVNFIEAKGLNHRQFKSFLGELGADHSDMPHHTEVRWLSRGKVAKRCFELREEICLFMESKGKDTTELRDEKFQCEFAFLCDIMNHLDALNLQLQGRVHVITDMYNAVRAFRTKLGFWESQMQQGNLAHLLSCQVIKEQTATAVMPFARRFANFEAQKCRFELFSNPFAFDVNNAPSNLQMELIELQCNNTFKSKYDSVGAAQFPPCLPDTLPELRAQAAQMLSVFGSTYLCASNYFRQ from the coding sequence ATGCGGGAAAAGCAGGCAGGCGAGCTTACAGTTTACCACTGCATCATACACCAAGAGGCCTTGTGTGGCAAAGCCTTGAAAATGGATCACATTATGAACACTGTAACGCAAATAGTCAACTTCATAGAAGCAAAAGGTTTGAATCACCGTCAGTTCAAGTCTTTCCTAGGGGAGTTGGGTGCAGACCATAGTGACATGCCCCATCACACAGAGGTGAGGTGGCTGAGCCGAGGAAAAGTTGCGAAGAGATGTTTTGAGCTGCGTGAGGAAATTTGTCTTTTCATGGAAAGCAAAGGGAAAGACACAACAGAGCTCAGGGATGAAAAGTTTCAATGTGAGTTTGCATTTCTATGTGACATCATGAATCATCTCGACGCGCTCAATCTGCAGCTTCAGGGGCGCGTGCACGTCATCACAGACATGTACAACGCCGTGAGGGCTTTTAGAACCAAGTTGGGCTTTTGGGAGAGTCAGATGCAGCAGGGAAACCTGGCTCATCTTTTGAGCTGCCAAGTCATAAAAGAGCAGACCGCTACCGCCGTGATGCCTTTTGCCCGACGATTTGCCAACTTTGAAGCCCAAAAATgtagatttgaactttttagCAACCCCTTTGCATTTGATGTGAATAACGCACCAAGCAATCTCCAAATGGAGCTTATTGAGCTACAGTGTAATAACACGTTCAAGTCAAAGTATGACTCTGTCGGTGCTGCGCAATTTCCACCTTGCCTCCCTGACACGCTGCCCGAACTCCGTGCCCAAGCTGCACAAATGCTCTCTGTGTTCGGCAGCACATATCTGTGTGCAAGCAACTATTTTCGTCAATGA